One genomic segment of Pseudomonas fortuita includes these proteins:
- a CDS encoding AAA family ATPase produces the protein MGARLNPFAHGSHRAVDTCALSLKWSFQLLLDLGGHRTFISRHGLNDDDLAHELGLDKWVDGDNYSPSLALATLRKCARSFQGDHPNTRYPDNLASNLEALGALLALPEAELQVLGFCVLMHSDPTLSDATDQLGMLGFNRALKVLSVLLGLPLPKVEACLAHNSPLMRTGLLDISTSHRAAMALSSMLSVSNPDLPGLLRFSKGTPLELFAYAFRASPPGSLNWEHYSHIKQPLVIAERYLSKSLAQARQGVNILLYGPPGTGKTQLTRLIACRLDSALYEVACTDSHGDPVSAKQRLCSLRAANSVLHSQRAMLVLDEIEDIFQAANATESSRSQKGWINRMLEENTLPCFWLSNSIEAIDAAHIRRFDLVIEVPNPPLAQRKQMLRECGGGKVSDELVEHLCAHEQMTPAVLERAVRVGRSVSQRAGKLLDSTIRCIVDGTLKAQGFEKLQRNESTLPAFYSPEWINSDLPLDGLVDGLRAHPQARLCFYGPPGTGKTAFCQWLAHALNKPLMVKRVSDLVSPYVGMTEQNLADAFERAQQEDAVLLLDEVDSFLQDRRKARQSWEVTAVNEMLTQMESYQGLFIASTNLIRDLDEASLRRFDLKVHFGYLATAQAQTLFAAHLKALSLKDPQNSAASRLRGEAFLTPGDFAAIARRGRFKPFASADELATALLAECRLKSTGQQRPIGFTQWTN, from the coding sequence ATGGGCGCCCGACTAAACCCCTTCGCACACGGCAGCCACCGCGCGGTAGACACCTGTGCGCTGTCGCTGAAGTGGAGTTTCCAGCTACTGCTGGATCTGGGAGGGCACCGCACGTTCATCAGTCGACACGGCCTCAACGACGATGATCTCGCTCATGAACTGGGCCTGGACAAATGGGTGGACGGTGACAACTACAGCCCCTCCCTTGCTCTGGCGACGCTGCGCAAATGCGCTCGCAGCTTCCAGGGCGATCACCCGAACACCCGCTACCCGGACAACCTGGCGAGCAATCTTGAGGCGTTGGGAGCATTGTTGGCGCTGCCTGAAGCAGAGCTTCAGGTACTGGGCTTTTGCGTACTGATGCACAGCGATCCGACGCTCAGTGATGCCACCGATCAGTTGGGTATGCTGGGGTTCAACCGCGCGCTGAAAGTGCTGTCCGTACTCCTGGGCCTGCCGCTGCCCAAGGTCGAAGCCTGCCTGGCGCATAACAGCCCGTTGATGCGCACCGGGCTGCTGGACATCAGCACCAGCCACCGCGCGGCAATGGCGCTGAGCTCGATGTTGTCGGTGAGCAATCCGGATCTGCCAGGTTTGCTGCGCTTCAGCAAAGGTACGCCCCTTGAGCTGTTTGCCTATGCATTTCGTGCCAGCCCGCCTGGCAGCTTGAACTGGGAGCACTACAGCCATATCAAGCAGCCGCTGGTCATCGCCGAACGCTACTTGAGCAAATCCCTGGCTCAAGCGCGTCAAGGTGTGAACATTCTGCTGTATGGCCCGCCTGGCACTGGCAAGACTCAGTTGACCCGCCTGATCGCCTGCCGCCTGGACAGCGCGCTTTACGAAGTCGCCTGCACTGACAGCCATGGCGACCCGGTGTCGGCCAAGCAACGCCTATGCTCGTTGCGCGCGGCCAACAGTGTGCTGCATTCGCAACGTGCCATGCTCGTACTGGACGAGATCGAAGATATCTTCCAGGCCGCCAACGCAACCGAAAGCAGCCGATCGCAAAAAGGCTGGATCAATCGCATGCTGGAAGAAAACACCCTTCCGTGTTTCTGGCTTAGCAACAGCATCGAAGCAATCGACGCTGCCCATATTCGCCGCTTCGACCTGGTGATCGAAGTCCCCAACCCGCCCTTGGCGCAGCGCAAGCAGATGCTGCGTGAATGTGGCGGTGGCAAGGTGAGCGATGAGTTGGTGGAACATCTCTGCGCACATGAACAGATGACACCCGCCGTGCTGGAGCGCGCTGTGCGTGTGGGGCGTAGCGTGTCGCAGCGCGCCGGCAAGCTGCTGGACAGCACCATTCGCTGCATCGTCGACGGAACCTTGAAGGCACAGGGTTTCGAAAAGCTGCAGCGTAACGAGAGCACGCTGCCGGCATTCTATTCGCCAGAATGGATCAATTCAGACCTGCCACTGGACGGACTGGTGGACGGTTTGCGCGCGCACCCCCAGGCGCGGCTGTGTTTCTACGGCCCTCCGGGTACCGGCAAAACCGCATTTTGTCAGTGGCTGGCGCACGCCCTGAACAAGCCATTGATGGTCAAGCGGGTTTCCGATCTGGTATCCCCCTACGTGGGCATGACCGAGCAGAATCTGGCGGACGCTTTCGAGCGCGCGCAACAAGAAGATGCCGTACTTCTGCTCGATGAGGTCGACAGCTTTCTGCAGGATCGGCGCAAGGCGCGACAAAGCTGGGAAGTCACCGCTGTCAATGAAATGCTCACGCAAATGGAGAGCTACCAGGGGCTGTTCATTGCCTCCACCAACCTGATCCGCGACCTGGATGAAGCGTCGCTGCGGCGCTTCGACCTCAAGGTGCATTTCGGCTATCTGGCGACCGCCCAGGCTCAAACCCTGTTTGCCGCTCACCTGAAAGCACTGTCGCTCAAGGATCCACAAAACAGTGCGGCTTCGCGCTTGCGCGGTGAGGCATTCCTGACGCCGGGTGATTTCGCCGCGATCGCGCGCCGTGGGCGTTTCAAGCCGTTCGCCAGCGCAGACGAGCTGGCCACCGCGCTGCTGGCCGAATGTCGATTGAAGTCCACCGGGCAACAGCGCCCTATCGGCTTCACACAATGGACAAACTAA